Sequence from the Nitrospirota bacterium genome:
TGGCTCTGCTCACGGCTATAGATCTCCCGCCACAAACGCTCATGCTCGTCCAGTTGATTGGCGGCCTCCTTGAACTGCTTGTACTCGAGCAAACGCCGCACTAATTCTTCGCGCGGGTCCGGCCCGTCTTCTTCATCGACTGCGGTCTCATCGACTGGAAGCAACATCTTGGATTTAATCTGAATCAGCGTCGCGGCCATGACCAGAAACTCCCCTGCGACGGCCAGGTTGAGATCTTCCATCGCTTCGATATAAGCCAGATATTGCTGAGCGATCAGATGGATGGGAATGTCGTAGATATTGATCTCGCTCTTCTTAATAAGATGGAGCAAGAGATCAAGCGGCCCTTCAAAGTTCTCGATGCGAACTTGATAGGGCAGTTCAGTTTGTTCTGTGTCGTCTGAGTGGTTATCCACAAGCGGTTTTATACCAGCTTTGGGGGAGCGGAGCAAGTCTCCATCTATTAGTGGGGGGTAGGGGAAATGGCCCTACCCTCTACCGTGACCGGATCAGATAGGCAATCAGCATGGCGCTGAAGATGAGAAGAGAAAGGGTGATGGCATATTGGATGGTCGGATTTTCGATCCCCAGAGGCGCCTGTGCGGTCACAGATCTGGTCGCCCTGGTAAACTCCGGGCCCTTCTCAAAAAAGACCTTGGAGAAATCGTCCCGCCCCTTGAACTTGGCATCGGAGAAATCCGCTGTCGATCGGAACGTGGCCCGGCGAAAATAGGCATCCCCCTCGAACAGGGTGAAGGTAAAAAACGCCTCCCGGTCGAACGATGCCTCAGAGAAATCCGCCAGACCCTGAAAACGGCTCCCGGAAAACCCGGTGCCCAACTTGAAATAGGTGCGCGACAGATTGGCATCCTTCTGGAACACCACCTCCAGGAACTCCGCCAGCCCGTTGAATCCCGACTGCTGAAAGGTCACCGGCCCCTGAAAGACCGATCGGTGAAATCGCGTGTGAGGGCCAAAGGCCGTTTTCTCGGCCAATACATCGCGCAGGAATCGCCCCTGCACAAAATAACTCTCTTTCAGGAATATCGCGCCAGACAGGGTCACGGGCTGCACAAAGACGGTCCGCGAAAGATCCACGATCTGCTCAAACGTGGTCCCGCTAAACGTGACAGGCCCCTTCACCACCAATAGCCCTTGCGCCGATTGATGTCTGATCGCCCCGCGCACCACAGAATTCACGATCATCATGGAGCCGGGAATCACACGGGCCTCGCGCCCCTGCAGCTCCTTCATCCCATCAAGTTCCGGCGGCAATGGCCCCACAGTCAACGCATCCAGCGACAAGTCCCCGCGCACCACCACCCCTGAGAGATCGATCCCCTTCCCCTCTTTGAACGCCTGCAAGAGCTGCGTCGCATCCACCACTCGCGCCTCCCGCTCTTGCTCCGTACAGTCGGCGCTCAGATGCAGCCTCAGAGCTGCGTCAGGCCCTGAGGCAACCGTCTCCTCCTGGCAATTCGAGGCCACAGCCCCCAACGGCAGCCAGAGAAAGGCCAGCCCCCCCACCATGATCCAGGCACAGACTCGATTTATCATGCGGCCCTTATACGAAATGCCACGGCCCAACGCAAGACAAGAACCGCGAACCAGCTGGACGGCCCAACCGGATTTGCTACACTTTCACAAGCCGTAAGACCTGAAACGTCAAATGTGAAAGATTTCAAAAAAAAGAGCGCTCGGTAATCCTGCGTTTCACGTTTCACGTCTTACTTTTCACGTTTCTTGAGATGGAAGCCCCATGATGCCACGCCAGCTTGCCGCCACCTGCACAGTGATCCTCACCCTCCTCTGGGGAATCCCGATCGCGGTCCCGGCTGACAGGGCGATTGAACTCCCGGTCCTGGCGGCGATCAGCCAGAACCATCTCGGCGTGTTTGAGATTCTCATGATGTGGTGGGAGAAGAAGCCCGAGCCGAACCCCGTTCAGCTACAATGGCGCCTCGCGGGCGTAACGCTGGGCAACACCCACCTAGGCTCGATGGCTCAGGCCTTTGCCTATGCCATTGAACGCACGCCCTCAATCCAACATAGCGGGACCGTCTCTGTGCAAGGAGTCGCCTATCAACCGACCAGCAGCGACGGGCCCAGCGCCGGCGCCGCGATGACGGTGGGGTTCATTGCCCTATTCAAAGGAGAGCCCATTCAGCGAGGCATAGCCATGACAGGCACCTTGGAACCGGGAGGACAGATCGGCCCGGTCGGCAGTATCCCGGATAAGGTTCGCGCCGCCGCGCGGGAAGGCTACCGCACGATACTGGTTCCACGCGGACAAATTCAT
This genomic interval carries:
- a CDS encoding pentapeptide repeat-containing protein produces the protein MINRVCAWIMVGGLAFLWLPLGAVASNCQEETVASGPDAALRLHLSADCTEQEREARVVDATQLLQAFKEGKGIDLSGVVVRGDLSLDALTVGPLPPELDGMKELQGREARVIPGSMMIVNSVVRGAIRHQSAQGLLVVKGPVTFSGTTFEQIVDLSRTVFVQPVTLSGAIFLKESYFVQGRFLRDVLAEKTAFGPHTRFHRSVFQGPVTFQQSGFNGLAEFLEVVFQKDANLSRTYFKLGTGFSGSRFQGLADFSEASFDREAFFTFTLFEGDAYFRRATFRSTADFSDAKFKGRDDFSKVFFEKGPEFTRATRSVTAQAPLGIENPTIQYAITLSLLIFSAMLIAYLIRSR
- a CDS encoding segregation/condensation protein A, which encodes MDNHSDDTEQTELPYQVRIENFEGPLDLLLHLIKKSEINIYDIPIHLIAQQYLAYIEAMEDLNLAVAGEFLVMAATLIQIKSKMLLPVDETAVDEEDGPDPREELVRRLLEYKQFKEAANQLDEHERLWREIYSREQSQPVDLKPDETLMENVSLFDLVDALQGILDRTPGKKFMDILPDNLTVRERMSAILEMLEGQESVNFVELFEPSCHRLVIIVTFLALLELMRLRTARIYQAENFGPILVSRAFSLVPDPAELDDSEWR